ACTCGACCTCGAAGACGTAGGACGGGTAGACGACGGCGTGCGACTGCGGTACGCGGTCGTCTGAGAGCGACGGAGGGCCGAAAGTGTCGAGACGGGGGAGAGTTCTATGACGCCTCCAACCGGTCGATGGCGAGCATGTGGCCGGTCCGCTGGCCGTGGTCGATGAGGACCTTTGCGGGTTTCGAGTCGTCGGTCCCCTGCACGACGCGCTCAAACGAACAGTCCCGACAGCGAACCCGAATCCGTGTTTCTCGCTCGTCCATCTCCGGCATCGGGACGTATTTCACAGGCATTCGGGGAGTCACTGTCCCCTGCCATGTAAACTGTTTTTAACCACCGGCGGGAGAGAATCCTCTCGACGGGTTTCGGGACGCGTCGCTCCGCGTCGAAACGTCGTCGAAAAGATAGCTCGGCGGACGATCAGTTCCGAGCGATTAGTGGGAGTGGCCGGTCATCTCGCCGAACGTCTGGCCGAAGCGCTCCTCGAACAGTTCCATCGTCTTCTCCTCGTTGGCGAGGACTTCGTCGCTGGGTTCCTCGGGCGCGTGGTGGACGAGCGCGTGGGCCTGCTGTGCGAACGAGAGCATCGTCAGGTCGCCAAGTACCGAGGTGTCGGTCTCCGACTCGTCCTCGCGGAGCAGGTCAACGACGCCTTTCGGAAGCGTCAGGTCTTCGGTCTCGCCCTCGGGCGACTCGATGGTGTACGTTACCGTCTCGACTTCGGTGTCAGTCATACCTTTCTCTTCCGGAGGCAAACGTAAAGATGTGAGGATGTGGAGTCGGGCGGGAGGATGCGGAAACGGGCGGCGTCGTCTCAACGGACGGTGTAACGGGGTTCGAGACGGAGCATCGACCGGACCGGGTTTCGGTTCAAAACACTTTTGACTGACTAGTCAGTAAGTTCGCGTAGAGAATGGATGCAGAGACTTCCGAACAGATGATGGAGGCGACGTACCGTGCCCTCTGCGAACACGGCTACGCCGACCTGACGATGCAGCGGATAGCCGACGAATCGTCCGTCTCGAAGGCGACGTTTCACTACCACTTCGACACGAAAGAGGAGTTGCTGAACGCGTTTCTCGACCACCTGCTGGCGCAGTTCGAGGGACGACTGGCCTGCGAGGCGAGCGACCCGCGGGAACGACTCGACACCCTTCTGGAGGCGATATTCTCGCGCGCCGAGGACAGTTCCCCCATCGCGCTCATCGAACTGAAGGCCCAGTCTCCGTATCACGACACCTACCGCGAGCGGTTCGTGGAGATGGACGACCGACTGCGAGAGGTCATCGCCAGCGCCGTCCGCGACGGCATCGAGTCGGGGCAGTTCGACGACGCCGACCCGGAGAAGGTCGCGCGGTTCATCGTCACGGCGATAAACGGCGCGCACGTCCGGGAAGTCGCGCTCGGTGAAGCCCCGAGCGAGACCCGACGGCTGGTCGAGGAACATCTCGAACATGAACTGGGACGCACGCCGGAGGTGGCCGCGTGAACTTCTTCAAGGGACAGGAGGAACTCGAACTCACCGAGGGCAACATCGTCAAGCCGCTCATCTACCTCTCGCTCCCCATCGTCGTCACGAACCTGATGCAGACGGCGTACAACCTCGCCGACACGTTCTGGCTCGGCCAATACTCGACGGAGGCGCTGGCGGCGATTAGCTTCGGCTTCCCGATGGTGTTCCTGCTTATCTCGCTCGGGATGGGACTGTCGGTGGCAGGGAGCGTCCTCGTCGCCCAGCACACCGGAGCCGACGAGACCGAGCAAGCCGAGTACGCCGCCTCCCAGACGGTCTCGTTCGCGTTCATCGCGTCGGTGATTCTCGGTGCGGTCGGCTACCCGTTCGTCCGGCCGTTCCTCGACTTCCTCGGGGCCTCGCCGGAGGTCCTTCCGGGCGCGACGGCCTACATGCAGGTCATCGCGCTCGGTCTCCCGTTCATGTTCGGGTTCTTCGTGTTCATCTCGCTCATGCGCGGCGCTGGCGACACGATTACCCCGATGTTCGTGATGGGCGGGACGGTCGTTCTCAACGTCATCCTCGACCCGTTCCTCATCAACGGGTGGAATATCGGACCGCTGGCAGTCCCCGAGCTCGGTATCGAAGGGGCCGCCATTGCGACGGTGTTCTCCCGGAGCGTGGCGATGTTGGTCGGTCTCGCCATCATGCTCGCGGGGAATCGCGGCATCCAGATCAACCTCGAAGACATGCGACCGGACTTCGAGTATCTGCGGAAGATTCTCCAAATCGGCATCCCCGCGAGCATCGAGGGGACCGGCCGCGCGCTCTCGATCAACGCGCTCCTGATAATCGTCGGCCTGTTCCCGACGACCGTCGTCGCGGCCTACGGTATCGGCACGCGGGTGTTCTCGGTCATCTTCCTCCCGGCCATCGCCGTCGCGCGCGGCGTCGAGACGATGACCGGCCAGAACATCGGCGCAGGGAAGTACGACCGCGCGGCGAAGGCGAACTACGTCGCCGCGAAGGGTCTGTTCGTCGTCCTCGCGCTCGCTGGCGTCCTTATCTTCCTGATTCCGACGCCCATCGTCGCGGTGTTCACCAACGACCCCGAGGTGCTGGCGGAAGGCGCGACCTTCCTGCGGTACGTCGCGCTCTCGTTCGGCTTCATCGGCATCATGCGGGCGTTCACCGGCGGACTCCGCGGCGCGGGCAAGACGATGGTCGCCGCCGTGATCTCCATCGTGACGCTGGCCGGGATTCGACTTCCGGTCGCCTACGTCGCCTCGCAGTTCCGTCTCCAGATTCCGTTCGTCCCCACTGACGCCATATTCGGCGTCAGGGGTATCTGGATCGCGTTCTTCATCTCGAACGTCTCGGGCGCGATTATCGCGTACCTGTGGTTCTCGCAGGACACATG
This genomic stretch from Halorussus pelagicus harbors:
- a CDS encoding DUF7545 family protein; this translates as MTDTEVETVTYTIESPEGETEDLTLPKGVVDLLREDESETDTSVLGDLTMLSFAQQAHALVHHAPEEPSDEVLANEEKTMELFEERFGQTFGEMTGHSH
- a CDS encoding MATE family efflux transporter is translated as MNFFKGQEELELTEGNIVKPLIYLSLPIVVTNLMQTAYNLADTFWLGQYSTEALAAISFGFPMVFLLISLGMGLSVAGSVLVAQHTGADETEQAEYAASQTVSFAFIASVILGAVGYPFVRPFLDFLGASPEVLPGATAYMQVIALGLPFMFGFFVFISLMRGAGDTITPMFVMGGTVVLNVILDPFLINGWNIGPLAVPELGIEGAAIATVFSRSVAMLVGLAIMLAGNRGIQINLEDMRPDFEYLRKILQIGIPASIEGTGRALSINALLIIVGLFPTTVVAAYGIGTRVFSVIFLPAIAVARGVETMTGQNIGAGKYDRAAKANYVAAKGLFVVLALAGVLIFLIPTPIVAVFTNDPEVLAEGATFLRYVALSFGFIGIMRAFTGGLRGAGKTMVAAVISIVTLAGIRLPVAYVASQFRLQIPFVPTDAIFGVRGIWIAFFISNVSGAIIAYLWFSQDTWRDGDVRGTPSQGAVDSDDGDAAISDD
- a CDS encoding TetR/AcrR family transcriptional regulator, encoding MDAETSEQMMEATYRALCEHGYADLTMQRIADESSVSKATFHYHFDTKEELLNAFLDHLLAQFEGRLACEASDPRERLDTLLEAIFSRAEDSSPIALIELKAQSPYHDTYRERFVEMDDRLREVIASAVRDGIESGQFDDADPEKVARFIVTAINGAHVREVALGEAPSETRRLVEEHLEHELGRTPEVAA